One segment of Sesamum indicum cultivar Zhongzhi No. 13 linkage group LG4, S_indicum_v1.0, whole genome shotgun sequence DNA contains the following:
- the LOC105161042 gene encoding beta-D-glucosyl crocetin beta-1,6-glucosyltransferase-like, which translates to MDTRKRSIRILMFPWLAHGHISAFLELAKSLAKRNFVIYICSSQVNLNSISKNMSSKDSISVKLVELHIPTTILPPPYHTTNGLPPHLMSTLKRALDSARPAFSTLLQTLKPDLVLYDFLQSWASEEAESQNIPAMVFLSTGAAAISFIMYHWFETRPEEYPFPAIYFREHEYDNFCRFKSSDSGTSDQLRVSDCVKRSHDLVLIKTFRELEGQYVDFLSDLTRKRFVPVGPLVQEVGCDMENEGNDIIEWLDGKDRRSTVFSSFGSEYFLSANEIEEIAYGLELSGLNFIWVVRFPHGDEKIKIEEKLPEGFLERVEGRGLVVEGWAQQRRILSHPSVGGFLSHCGWSSVMEGVYSGVPIIAVPMHLDQPFNARLVEAVGFGEEVVRSRQGNLDRGEVARVVKKLVMGKSGEGLRRRVEELSEKMREKGEEEIDSLVEELVTVVRRRERSNLKSENSMKKLNVMMMENREGMLSENA; encoded by the coding sequence ATTCCATCAGCAAGAACATGTCATCAAAAGACTCCATTTCCGTAAAACTTGTTGAGCTTCACATTCCCACCACCATACTTCCCCCTCCTTACCACACCACCAATGGCCTCCCACCCCACCTCATGTCCACCCTCAAGAGAGCCCTCGACAGTGCCCGGCCCGCCTTCTCCACCCTCCTCCAAACCCTCAAGCCCGACTTGGTTTTATACGATTTCCTCCAGTCGTGGGCCTCGGAGGAGGCCGAGTCGCAGAATATACCAGCCATGGTGTTTCTGAGTACCGGAGCTGCAGcgatttcttttattatgtaCCATTGGTTTGAGACCAGACCGGAGGAGTACCCTTTTCCGGCTATATACTTCCGGGAACACGAGTATGATAACTTCTGCCGTTTTAAGTCTTCCGACAGCGGTACTAGTGATCAATTGAGAGTCAGCGATTGCGTTAAACGGTCGCACGATTTGGTTCTGATCAAGACATTCCGTGAACTGGAAGGACAATACGTAGATTTTCTCTCCGACTTGACTCGGAAGAGATTCGTACCAGTTGGCCCCCTTGTTCAGGAGGTAGGTTGTGATATGGAGAATGAAGGAAATGACATCATCGAATGGCTCGACGGGAAAGACCGTCGTTCGACGGTTTTCTCCTCATTCGGGAGCGAGTACTTCTTGTCTGCCAATGAGATCGAAGAGATAGCTTATGGGCTGGAGCTAAGCGGGCTTAACTTCATCTGGGTTGTTAGGTTTCCTCATGGCGACGAGAAAATCAAGATTGAGGAGAAACTGCCGGAAGGGTTTCTTGAGAGAGTGGAAGGAAGAGGGTTGGTGGTGGAGGGATGGGCACAGCAGAGGAGAATATTGTCACATCCGAGTGTTGGAGGGTTTTTGAGCCACTGTGGGTGGAGTTCTGTGATGGAAGGGGTGTATTCCGGTGTGCCGATTATTGCCGTGCCGATGCATCTTGACCAGCCGTTCAATGCTAGGTTGGTGGAGGCGGTGGGGTTTGGGGAGGAGGTGGTGAGGAGTAGACAAGGAAATCTTGACAGAGGAGAGGTGGCGAGGGTGGTGAAGAAGCTGGTTATGGGGAAAAGTGGGGAGGGGTTACGGCGGAGGGTGGAGGAGTTGAGTGAgaagatgagagagaaaggggAGGAGGAGATTGATTCACTGGTGGAGGAATTGGTGACGGTGGTTAGGAGGAGAGAGAGATCGAATCTCAAGTCTGAGAATTCTATGAAGAAATTGAATGTGATGATGATGGAGAATAGGGAAGGAATGTTGAGTGAAAATGCATGA
- the LOC105161043 gene encoding uncharacterized protein LOC105161043, producing MLEHGYNYNIVKFKKMKKSLAASIGSSGRLSADDEDDDEASKMAIASYQAREEEIERRKMEVRERVESQLSRAEEEAKRLTQVWEELEVFTDPMRKDVSSVRKRLDMANRDLKSLQQICQKKEKEYKEAMEAFQEKSKEKAQLTTALMELVNQSENFRMKKLEELSKIVNLKAQNT from the exons ATGTTAGAGCACGGGTACAACTACAACATAGTcaagttcaagaaaatgaagaagagcCTTGCTGCAAGCATCGGGAGCAGCGGCCGGCTGTCGGCAGATGACGAGGACGACGACGAGGCGTCGAAGATGGCGATAGCATCTTATCAAGCGAGGGAAGAGGAGATTGAGAGGAGGAAAATGGAGGTGAGGGAGAGGGTGGAGTCTCAACTCAGTCGTgcagaagaagaagcaaaGCGTTTGACACAAGTTTGGGAG GAGCTGGAAGTGTTCACAGATCCAATGAGAAAAGATGTGAGCAGTGTGCGGAAAAGACTAGACATGGCCAACCGTGATCTCAAATCTCTTCAACAGATCTGCCAAAAGAAA GAGAAAGAATATAAAGAAGCAATGGAAGCTTTCCAAGAAAAGAGCAAAGAGAAAGCACAGCTGACCACTGCCCTTATGGAG TTGGTGAATCAGAGTGAGAATTTCAGAATGAAGAAGCTGGAAGAGCTCAGCAAGATTGTGAACTTGAAAGCACAAAATACTTGA